TTTAATTTTTTTATTTTTTCTTTATCATTGGAACAATAAACGCTGTACTTTTCCTATACTCCAGATATTGAGCCATATTCTACTCTTGCTCTAGGTCTATGTTTTTGGCATTCTGCTGAATAGAAATGAATAGTTTTTCAAATTCATGTGGTTTCAAACCATCCTCGTCACAGACATCATTTGAGCAGTAGTAGTTGCCGTCATATTCTGGTAGTTGAACCCATCCGTTTTGTTCATCCCAAACTTCTGCAAGATATCTGAATCTAATTCCTCCGCACTTCTTACACGGCTCGTCTTCAGAGATCAATGAAAGTCTGTACGTATATTCCGTTCCATCTCTTCCAGTCATGATTATGGTTTTTGTGTACGTTTCCACATATGCTTCTGTATCTAACTCCCACTTTTCCTCTTCATTTACAAACTCCATTTAATCCCCTTATATTATAGATTTTATTAGTTTATAAAAATATGGAAAAATAATTAGTTTTTGTCACAATAATATTCTTCTATAACCTTAAATACATGAATAATCCATACTGCTGATTGGAGGTAAAAATATGCCAGTTGTTGATGAATTCAAAGGTATTGTATCAAGGATACCTTCCAAGATTAGCGAAAAAAAGGGAATTTACGAGTTTGAAGTTGTCGTTGCTGAAAGGAAGGCCTTTCTTTCCAAGCAAAAGTTAGTTTATTCTGGGAAATTTAGGATTGATGAAGCAAACAAAGAAGTCAGATTCACAGAGATGTTAAAGGAATCCGGTGCCGGGATGTCTTCTGGGGGCCTTGATAGCGATATGAGCCCAGGTTTTGGTTTCAAGAAAGAGTCATATAATACCTTCTCAGGAGCTAGAGAAGGAAATATAGACGAACAGTCAAATCTATTTGGTAAGAAGTATCAGTATAATTTTGACTTTGGCGCCATAAGAAAGGAGTTTGAATCAAAGGCAAAACAAAACGGGTATAAATTTACTTACAAAGTTACTAGCGTTGGATTATAATTACATTGTATATTCTACTAAGAAGTCATGAGGAAGATTGATGATAGGAAAGTTTTGTCTGAATTGTGGGGCGGAAATACCTAGAGATTCAATTTATTGCCCAAAATGTGGGGCAGAATTTCAAAAAACTGGCCTACCGAAAGAAGAAACAAGTACCTATGGCAAAACAACCCAAAAAACGAAGATTAACCAAAAGATGATTTTAGGTGTTTTTGGGATTATAGCCTTGGTGGTAATAGCTGCATTTGTATTATCTTCTTTTTCTCCCAAAACTGTAACCTATGATAACGAAGGACAAAATTCTGCAGAGGTTGGCAATACATTAAGTGCAATGGATTATTACAATGAAGGCGTATCATTGTATGATCAAGGAAGATATGATGAAGCTATTATTAAATTTGAAAGAGCTTTAGAGATAGATCCAACAAATAAAGAGGCTTGGGCTTACAAAGGCATTTCTCTCGATGATATTGGAAGGTATTCTGATGCCTTGTTTTGTTATGACAAGGCAATTGCTATAGATCCTTACTATATTGTCCCTTGGTACAACAAAGGAATACTAATTGGAAATCAAGGCCAGTACTTAGATGCTATAACCTGCTTTGACAGGGTCATCTCTATTGATCCAAATGATGGCGGCGCATGGTACAATAAAGGGATCGCACTTGAGCTACTTGGTAGAAATGCAGAAGCTCAAGCTTGTTTTAACAAAGCAAAAGAGCTTGGGTATACAGGATAACGAATCTATAAAGCTTATGGTGAATATATTATGGACTCATTTGGCCAATACATGAACGAATATAGAAAAGAGATGAAGAAAGGCATAATAACTAAAGCTTACAAGGGATTGATGGAATATATCCTGGATCTTAGAACGCATTTCAAAAACAAATATCCCAACTATTTCGTTTCCGGGCTTTATTATGGATATATGGACATGACTTATTTTTCCTTTTCTCCGGACTCATTAAAGGAACGAAAGCTGAAGATTGCTATTGTTTTTATTCATGAAACAGCCAGATTTGAAGTATGGCTTAGTGGGCAAAATAAAGAGATTCAAAGGGAATACTGGAAGCTATTCAAAGAAAACAATTGGGATCAATATACAGTTGTACCCACTACAGAAGG
The sequence above is drawn from the Methanofastidiosum sp. genome and encodes:
- a CDS encoding tetratricopeptide repeat protein → MIGKFCLNCGAEIPRDSIYCPKCGAEFQKTGLPKEETSTYGKTTQKTKINQKMILGVFGIIALVVIAAFVLSSFSPKTVTYDNEGQNSAEVGNTLSAMDYYNEGVSLYDQGRYDEAIIKFERALEIDPTNKEAWAYKGISLDDIGRYSDALFCYDKAIAIDPYYIVPWYNKGILIGNQGQYLDAITCFDRVISIDPNDGGAWYNKGIALELLGRNAEAQACFNKAKELGYTG